In one Balaenoptera musculus isolate JJ_BM4_2016_0621 chromosome 2, mBalMus1.pri.v3, whole genome shotgun sequence genomic region, the following are encoded:
- the TPPP2 gene encoding tubulin polymerization-promoting protein family member 2 isoform X2, which yields MASEAERTFQRFAVFGESSSSGTEMNNKNFSKLCKDCGIMDDKTVTSTDVDIVFSKVKAKNARTITFQQFQEAMKELGQKQFKGKSPDEALENIYRLMEGKDPATTGVTKAMTVGGVSRLTDTSKYTGTHKERFDQSGKGKGIAGREDMTDNSGYVSGYKGAGTYDKKGSN from the exons ATGGCATCAGAAGCAGAAAGAACATTCCAGCGGTTTGCTGTCTTTGGAGAATCGTCAAGCAGTGGCACTGAAATGAACAACAAGAACTTCTCCAAGCTGTGCAAAGACTGTGGCATAATGGATGACAAGACGGTCACCTCCACTGACGTGGACATCGTGTTCAGCAAAGTCAA GGCCAAGAATGCCCGAACCATCACTTTCCAACAGTTCCAGGAAGCAATGAAAGAACTGGGCCAGAAGCAGTTCAAGGGGAAAAGCCCAGATGAAGCCCTGGAGAACATTTATAGACTCATGGAAGGCAAAGACCCAGCTACCACCGGTGTTACT AAAGCAATGACGGTGGGAGGGGTGAGCCGGCTGACGGACACCAGCAAGTACACGGGCACCCACAAGGAGCGCTTTGACCAGAGTGGCAAGGGTAAAGGCATCGCGGGACGGGAGGACATGACTGACAACTCAGGCTACGTGAGTGGCTACAAGGGTGCTGGCACCTATGATAAGAAGGGCAGCAACTAG
- the RNASE13 gene encoding probable inactive ribonuclease-like protein 13 has product MAPPVVQLLFLQLVLGPALVENIQLQLAIKNFRILHIDYPKVNYAKGFRGYCNGLMSYVRGRQQSWYCPKIHYVLHAPWTAIKKFCKYSESFCENYNEYCTVTQDSFPLTVCSLSSKQPPTSCHYTSTLTNQRLYLLCSQKYDAEPIDIIGLY; this is encoded by the coding sequence ATGGCACCACCTGTGGTCCAGCTCCTGTTCCTCCAGCTTGTTCTAGGGCCAGCTTTGGTCGAAAACATCCAGCTACAGCTTGCCATCAAGAACTTCCGTATCTTACATATCGACTATCCCAAGGTTAACTACGCAAAGGGTTTCCGGGGCTACTGTAATGGTCTGATGTCCTATGTACGGGGCAGACAACAAAGCTGGTATTGCCCAAAGATCCATTATGTCTTACATGCCCCGTGGACAGCCATCAAGAAGTTCTGCAAGTACAGCGAGAGCTTCTGTGAGAATTACAATGAATATTGTACAGTCACCCAGGACTCCTTCCCCCTCACAGTCTGCTCCCTGAGCTCCAAGCAGCCACCCACCAGCTGCCACTACACCAGCACCCTAACCAACCAAAGGCTCTATCTGCTCTGCTCCCAAAAGTATGATGCTGAACCGATAGATATCATTGGCCTCTACTAG
- the TPPP2 gene encoding tubulin polymerization-promoting protein family member 2 isoform X1 has translation MASEAERTFQRFAVFGESSSSGTEMNNKNFSKLCKDCGIMDDKTVTSTDVDIVFSKVKAKNARTITFQQFQEAMKELGQKQFKGKSPDEALENIYRLMEGKDPATTGVTKAMTVGGVSRLTDTSKYTGTHKERFDQSGKGKGIAGREDMTDNSGYAFPSPGRHTLSNSRRTLHRIRQKTSMTWPPPCLQLHLHLCLLPPLVPTPPLAHVISSTQHAPLSSRSHPRQFR, from the exons ATGGCATCAGAAGCAGAAAGAACATTCCAGCGGTTTGCTGTCTTTGGAGAATCGTCAAGCAGTGGCACTGAAATGAACAACAAGAACTTCTCCAAGCTGTGCAAAGACTGTGGCATAATGGATGACAAGACGGTCACCTCCACTGACGTGGACATCGTGTTCAGCAAAGTCAA GGCCAAGAATGCCCGAACCATCACTTTCCAACAGTTCCAGGAAGCAATGAAAGAACTGGGCCAGAAGCAGTTCAAGGGGAAAAGCCCAGATGAAGCCCTGGAGAACATTTATAGACTCATGGAAGGCAAAGACCCAGCTACCACCGGTGTTACT AAAGCAATGACGGTGGGAGGGGTGAGCCGGCTGACGGACACCAGCAAGTACACGGGCACCCACAAGGAGCGCTTTGACCAGAGTGGCAAGGGTAAAGGCATCGCGGGACGGGAGGACATGACTGACAACTCAGGCTAC GCTTTCCCCTCTCCAGGACGCCACACGCTCTCCAACTCCAGGAGGACTCTACACCGCATAAGACAGAAGACCTCCATGACCTGGCCGCCACCATGTCTCCAACTGCATCTCCATCTCTGCCTGCTTCCCCCATTGGTGCCCACCCCACCTCTCGCTCACGTTATCTCCTCTACCCAGCATGCTCCTCTCTCCTCCCGCTCTCACCCCCGTCAGTTCCGCTGA
- the LOC118891121 gene encoding ribonuclease 7-like, with translation MAPARAGFCPLPLLLLLGLWMAEDPVGAQPRNMTSARWFETQHVQPRPQRCNTAMQNINKYSSRCKGLNTFVHESFSGVAATCQTPSITCKRGRKNCHRSQKPVSLTVCNLTSGRYPDCRYKEERLHAAYIVACDPPQKGDPRKFKLAPVHLDDVL, from the coding sequence ATGGCGCCAGCCAGAGCAGGATTCTGCCCTCTGCCGCTGCTCCTGCTGCTGGGGCTGTGGATGGCCGAGGACCCAGTCGGTGCCCAGCCCAGAAACATGACCTCAGCTCGGTGGTTTGAAACTCAGCACGTGCAGCCCAGGCCTCAGAGATGCAACACGGCGATGCAAAACATCAACAAGTACTCCAGTCGCTGCAAAGGCCTCAACACCTTCGTGCATGAATCCTTCTCCGGTGTGGCCGCCACTTGTCAGACTCCCAGCATAACCTGCAAGAGAGGCCGTAAAAACTGCCACCGGAGCCAGAAGCCTGTATCCCTGACCGTGTGTAACCTCACCTCAGGGAGGTACCCAGACTGCAGGTACAAGGAGGAGCGACTGCACGCTGCTTACATCGTGGCCTGTGACCCTCCCCAGAAAGGGGACCCCAGGAAATTCAAGCTGGCTCCTGTCCACCTGGACGATGTCCTGTAG